A window of Dyella terrae contains these coding sequences:
- a CDS encoding YicC/YloC family endoribonuclease has protein sequence MIRSMTAYAFAETTGPVGTLSCELRTVNHRYLELSPRLPDDLRSFESALRERIASRLSRGKVDLTVRLRSETKSDSLQLNHAMLGRLSELAMDMESRFPNLRIEFTELLRFPGVMQQSDVDPDVLQAALFGVLDDALTALTATREREGAKLAELLKERLDGIERIVADVREWMPQIREGLRARLESRLADLKQPVEPSRLEQELVLQVTRVDVDEELDRLTTHISEARRVLGLKEPVGRRLDFLMQEFNREANTLGSKSIDSRTTNAAVELKVLIEQMREQVQNIE, from the coding sequence ATGATCCGCAGCATGACTGCCTACGCTTTCGCCGAAACGACCGGCCCCGTCGGCACGCTCAGCTGCGAGCTGCGCACGGTCAATCACCGGTACCTGGAGCTCAGCCCGCGCCTGCCGGACGACCTGCGCAGCTTCGAGTCGGCCCTGCGCGAGCGCATCGCCAGCCGCCTGTCGCGCGGCAAGGTGGACCTGACGGTTCGCCTGCGCAGCGAGACCAAGAGCGACAGCCTGCAGCTCAACCACGCCATGCTGGGCCGCTTGTCGGAGCTGGCCATGGATATGGAGTCGCGCTTTCCGAACCTGCGCATCGAGTTCACCGAGTTGTTGCGCTTCCCGGGCGTGATGCAGCAGTCCGACGTCGATCCGGACGTCCTGCAGGCGGCGCTGTTCGGCGTACTCGACGATGCGCTGACCGCGCTGACCGCCACCCGCGAGCGCGAAGGCGCCAAGCTGGCCGAACTGCTGAAGGAGCGCCTGGACGGCATCGAGCGCATCGTTGCCGACGTGCGCGAGTGGATGCCGCAGATTCGCGAAGGCCTGCGTGCGCGTCTGGAGTCGCGCCTGGCTGACCTGAAGCAGCCGGTCGAACCCAGTCGTCTGGAGCAGGAACTGGTGCTGCAGGTCACGCGCGTCGATGTCGACGAAGAGCTCGATCGCCTCACCACGCATATCAGCGAGGCACGTCGCGTGCTGGGCCTCAAGGAGCCGGTCGGCCGTCGCCTGGATTTCCTCATGCAGGAATTCAACCGCGAGGCAAATACGCTGGGCTCCAAGTCCATCGATTCGCGCACCACCAACGCGGCCGTCGAGCTGAAAGTGCTCATCGAGCAGATGCGTGAGCAGGTGCAGAACATCGAATGA
- the gmk gene encoding guanylate kinase: protein MNTADANGALEGTLFVVAAPSGAGKSTLVNALLEREPDISLSISHTTRPPRPGEMYGRHYYFVERAAFEREISEGIFLEHAEVHGNLYGTSRTTVSDLLCQGKDVLLEIDWQGARQIRKSKPDCVSVFILPPSRVELERRLRGRGSDSAEVIERRLHNSREEISHAHEFDYIIVNDQFDDALADLQSIVHAVRQRAGLQWKRHENLIAELLA, encoded by the coding sequence ATGAATACCGCAGACGCCAACGGAGCGCTGGAAGGCACCCTGTTCGTGGTGGCCGCGCCTTCGGGTGCCGGTAAGTCCACGCTGGTCAATGCGCTGCTCGAGCGCGAGCCGGATATTTCACTGTCGATCTCGCACACCACGCGACCGCCGCGACCGGGCGAGATGTACGGTCGCCATTACTACTTCGTCGAGCGCGCCGCGTTCGAGCGCGAGATCAGTGAAGGCATCTTCCTCGAGCACGCCGAAGTGCATGGCAATCTTTACGGCACCTCGCGCACGACGGTGTCCGACCTGCTGTGCCAGGGCAAAGACGTGCTGCTGGAAATCGACTGGCAGGGCGCGCGCCAGATTCGCAAAAGCAAGCCTGATTGCGTCAGCGTGTTCATCCTGCCGCCGTCGCGTGTGGAGCTGGAGCGTCGTCTGCGCGGACGGGGTTCGGACAGCGCCGAGGTAATCGAGCGGCGCCTGCACAACTCGCGCGAGGAAATTTCCCACGCCCACGAGTTCGACTACATCATCGTCAACGACCAGTTCGATGATGCCCTGGCCGACCTCCAATCCATCGTGCACGCCGTGCGGCAGCGCGCCGGCTTGCAGTGGAAGCGGCACGAGAACCTGATCGCGGAACTGCTCGCCTGA
- a CDS encoding ABC transporter ATP-binding protein has protein sequence MTDPTRAKPEDDAIVRVRGLTTVLNGKTIFDAMDLDIPRGKVTAIMGPSGTGKTTLLKHITGQMRGDAGEVWVDGHNVPTLGREQLFELRERIGYLFQNSALLTDFDVFENVAFPLRQHTSLPEVLIRNIVLTKLQAVGLRGAAKLMPTELSGGMARRVALARAIVFDPMLILYDEPFVGLDPIALNQVLKLIRTLNQTLGITSVLVAHELAAVQQVADHVYLIANGKVVAQGDPRTIANDGSPWTRQFFGGDADGPVPFQYPAGDLGASLGFTKEGA, from the coding sequence ATGACCGATCCCACCCGCGCCAAGCCTGAAGACGACGCCATCGTGCGTGTCCGTGGCCTGACCACGGTGCTCAACGGCAAGACCATTTTTGACGCGATGGATCTCGATATCCCGCGCGGCAAGGTCACTGCCATCATGGGTCCCAGCGGCACCGGCAAAACCACGCTGCTCAAGCACATCACCGGGCAGATGCGCGGCGATGCGGGCGAGGTGTGGGTGGATGGTCACAACGTGCCGACGCTCGGCCGCGAGCAGCTGTTCGAGCTGCGTGAGCGCATCGGTTACCTGTTCCAGAATTCCGCGTTGCTGACCGATTTCGATGTCTTCGAAAACGTGGCGTTTCCGCTGCGCCAGCACACCAGCCTGCCGGAAGTGCTGATCCGCAACATCGTGCTGACCAAGTTGCAGGCCGTGGGTCTGCGTGGCGCGGCGAAGCTGATGCCGACCGAGTTGTCGGGTGGTATGGCGCGACGTGTGGCGCTGGCGCGTGCGATCGTGTTCGATCCCATGCTGATCCTGTACGACGAGCCTTTCGTTGGCCTCGATCCGATTGCGCTCAACCAGGTGCTCAAACTTATACGCACCCTCAACCAGACGCTGGGCATCACCAGTGTGCTGGTGGCGCACGAGCTGGCCGCGGTGCAGCAGGTGGCCGACCACGTTTATCTGATTGCCAACGGCAAGGTGGTGGCGCAGGGCGATCCGCGCACCATCGCCAACGATGGTTCGCCGTGGACGCGCCAGTTCTTCGGCGGCGACGCGGACGGCCCGGTGCCGTTCCAGTATCCGGCGGGCGATCTCGGTGCGTCGCTTGGATTCACGAAGGAAGGCGCATGA
- the mlaE gene encoding lipid asymmetry maintenance ABC transporter permease subunit MlaE encodes MSEARENIVTRSLAQIGNCGLFLLQILAAVPRSMRHGRETLRQIWFVGAMSLIIIMVCGLFVGMVLGLQLYDVLSIFGGTSATGTVVAIAIYRELGPVVTALLFAGRAGTSVTAEIGLMRATDQIAAMEMMAVDPIAYVAVPRFLAGLVAMPLLCCVFCAMGILGGHLVGVSWLGIDNGTFWSNMTATVEVGKDVLNGVIWKSAAFGAVVSLIAVFQGYTTPPTSEGVAYATTRTVVASSIAILALDFVLTAFLM; translated from the coding sequence ATGAGCGAGGCACGCGAAAACATCGTCACCCGTTCGCTGGCGCAAATCGGCAACTGTGGATTGTTCCTGCTGCAGATTCTGGCAGCGGTGCCGCGCAGCATGCGGCACGGGCGCGAGACGCTGCGCCAGATCTGGTTCGTCGGCGCGATGAGCCTGATCATCATCATGGTCTGCGGCCTGTTCGTCGGCATGGTGCTGGGCCTGCAGCTGTATGACGTGCTGTCGATCTTCGGCGGCACCTCCGCGACGGGTACGGTGGTGGCGATTGCGATCTACCGCGAACTTGGGCCGGTGGTGACGGCGCTGCTTTTTGCCGGTCGTGCGGGTACGTCGGTGACGGCGGAGATCGGCCTGATGCGCGCCACCGACCAGATCGCGGCGATGGAAATGATGGCCGTCGATCCGATTGCCTACGTTGCGGTGCCGCGCTTCCTGGCTGGCCTCGTCGCGATGCCGCTCCTGTGCTGCGTGTTCTGCGCCATGGGCATTCTTGGCGGCCATCTGGTGGGTGTGAGCTGGCTGGGCATCGACAACGGCACCTTCTGGTCGAACATGACCGCCACGGTCGAGGTGGGCAAGGACGTGCTCAACGGCGTGATCTGGAAGAGCGCCGCGTTCGGTGCGGTGGTCTCGCTGATTGCCGTGTTCCAGGGCTATACGACGCCGCCGACCAGCGAAGGCGTGGCCTATGCCACGACGCGCACGGTGGTGGCTTCGTCCATCGCCATTCTCGCCCTCGATTTCGTGCTCACCGCGTTCCTGATGTGA
- the mlaD gene encoding outer membrane lipid asymmetry maintenance protein MlaD, whose product MSQRPSYAVGTGLFIVLGFATLGYLATQTTSVANRSRGPSYVVEAHFANIGQLKERAPVKVAGVRIGQVQSIVLDPGKETADVKLAIDTRYSQIPDDSVATIFTSGLLGDQYVGIQYGSSTKPVADGGTLALTRPAQQLEEMLGKFFGAGGAADNLSGSYRIRARFTNVGALSVGAPVKMAGVAIGSVASVKADPVKLDAEVTLAIDKKYSQIPDDSAAAVFTSGLIGTQYVAIQPGGSPDNLKDGDQMVLTQSALQLEDLIGKFLVNGSPSDKKPADSDKH is encoded by the coding sequence GTGAGCCAGAGACCATCGTATGCCGTCGGCACCGGCCTGTTCATCGTGCTTGGATTCGCCACGCTGGGCTATCTCGCCACGCAGACGACGTCGGTTGCCAACCGCAGTCGCGGCCCGAGCTATGTCGTCGAAGCGCATTTCGCCAACATCGGCCAGCTCAAGGAGCGGGCGCCGGTGAAGGTGGCGGGCGTGCGCATTGGTCAGGTGCAGTCGATCGTGCTGGATCCGGGCAAGGAGACGGCGGACGTCAAGCTCGCCATCGACACCAGGTACAGCCAGATTCCGGATGATTCGGTTGCTACGATCTTCACCAGCGGCCTGTTGGGCGACCAGTACGTGGGCATCCAGTACGGCAGCTCGACCAAGCCGGTCGCGGACGGTGGCACGCTGGCGCTGACGCGCCCGGCGCAGCAGCTGGAAGAAATGCTCGGCAAGTTCTTCGGTGCGGGTGGCGCGGCAGACAACCTGTCCGGCAGCTACCGGATCCGCGCCCGTTTCACCAACGTCGGTGCGCTCTCCGTGGGTGCGCCGGTGAAGATGGCCGGCGTGGCGATCGGCAGCGTGGCGTCGGTGAAGGCCGACCCGGTCAAGCTGGACGCCGAGGTGACCCTCGCCATCGACAAGAAGTACAGCCAGATCCCCGATGATTCGGCCGCGGCAGTGTTCACCAGTGGTTTGATCGGCACCCAGTATGTTGCGATCCAGCCCGGCGGCTCGCCGGACAATCTCAAGGACGGCGATCAGATGGTGCTTACGCAGTCGGCCCTTCAGCTGGAAGACCTGATCGGAAAGTTCCTGGTCAACGGTTCGCCCAGCGACAAGAAGCCGGCCGATAGCGACAAGCATTGA
- a CDS encoding MlaC/ttg2D family ABC transporter substrate-binding protein — translation MLRSLALATAIAFSGVMAAPVFAQDAAQQAPAGQSPVEVVQSIADQLGKAIDGHQSELKKDQEKLITVIDDIFLPHFDIDYASILVLGQHAREATPAQRERFAKAFYNSITHRYAEGLLNYTRGRVKVLPFNGSLDDKRTVVRTQVVLDDGKTVQVDYAFRKSRTGDWKAYDVIIEGISYVTNYRNQVDAEIRKVGVDKLISNLETQGSKALETLEKDGKASS, via the coding sequence ATGTTGCGTAGTCTGGCTCTTGCCACCGCCATCGCTTTTAGCGGCGTGATGGCCGCTCCGGTCTTTGCACAGGACGCCGCCCAGCAGGCGCCTGCCGGCCAGTCGCCCGTCGAAGTGGTACAGAGCATTGCTGACCAGTTGGGCAAGGCCATCGACGGCCACCAGTCCGAGCTGAAGAAAGACCAGGAAAAGCTCATCACCGTCATCGATGACATTTTCCTGCCGCATTTCGACATCGATTACGCGTCGATTCTGGTGCTCGGCCAGCACGCCCGCGAAGCGACGCCGGCACAGCGCGAGCGCTTCGCCAAGGCGTTCTACAACTCGATCACCCATCGCTATGCCGAGGGCCTGCTGAACTACACGCGTGGTCGCGTGAAGGTGCTGCCGTTCAACGGCAGCCTGGACGACAAGCGCACCGTGGTGCGTACGCAGGTGGTGCTCGATGACGGCAAGACGGTCCAGGTCGACTATGCGTTTCGCAAGAGCCGCACGGGCGACTGGAAGGCGTACGACGTGATCATCGAAGGCATTTCCTACGTTACCAACTACCGCAACCAGGTGGATGCGGAAATCCGCAAGGTCGGCGTCGACAAGTTGATCAGCAACCTGGAAACCCAGGGCTCCAAGGCACTGGAGACGCTGGAAAAGGACGGCAAGGCCTCTTCCTGA
- a CDS encoding STAS domain-containing protein, which yields MSAPAQQFALAQIEPGTLGVSGSLTFATAADALKAIMGAVDGAGAPARLDLAGVQRSDSAGLACVLAVLSEASSRGRRLSVANVPANMRILAQVCEVDALLA from the coding sequence ATGAGTGCTCCGGCCCAGCAGTTTGCGCTTGCGCAGATCGAACCCGGCACGCTTGGCGTGTCGGGTTCGCTGACGTTCGCGACGGCGGCGGATGCGCTCAAGGCGATCATGGGCGCCGTCGATGGAGCTGGCGCCCCGGCGCGGCTGGATCTGGCCGGTGTGCAGCGCAGCGACAGCGCCGGGTTGGCCTGCGTGCTGGCTGTGCTTTCCGAAGCCAGCTCGCGTGGACGCCGACTGAGCGTCGCCAACGTGCCGGCAAATATGCGGATCCTTGCCCAGGTATGCGAAGTGGACGCGTTGCTGGCCTGA
- a CDS encoding MlaA family lipoprotein, with protein sequence MPSLLRNHLLRLLPLVALALLTGCTIAKPRTDDPLEKFNRGVYSFNDSVDKAVIRPVAVGYRKVTNPPVRRAMSDFFTNIRMPITVANDLLQARPLQAARSTGRFLVNLTLGIGGFFDPASSLGLPLEDNDFGVTLARWGVPEGDFLMLPLIGPTTVRDVWRLPVDSYFFDPLSYYARNNHYDYGQQYLPQLMYLVTLRSRGIDAESFLESAYDPYVFLRDAYRQQRLYQIYDGNPPAEVIEQMQGLKEQDFDPEELLDEQHKWERNQQQQPPAQQQPAPQGQAGHG encoded by the coding sequence ATGCCGTCCCTCTTACGAAACCACCTGCTGCGCCTGCTGCCCCTGGTCGCGCTCGCTTTGCTGACGGGCTGCACCATCGCCAAGCCGCGCACCGACGATCCGCTTGAGAAGTTCAACCGGGGTGTCTACAGCTTCAATGACTCCGTCGACAAGGCGGTGATCCGCCCCGTCGCCGTCGGCTATCGCAAGGTGACCAACCCGCCGGTTCGCCGGGCGATGAGCGACTTCTTCACCAATATCCGCATGCCGATCACGGTCGCCAACGACCTGCTGCAGGCGCGCCCGCTCCAGGCGGCGCGTAGCACGGGCCGCTTCCTGGTGAACCTGACACTGGGCATCGGCGGCTTCTTCGACCCGGCCAGCAGCCTGGGGCTGCCCCTGGAAGACAACGACTTTGGCGTCACCCTGGCCCGCTGGGGCGTGCCCGAGGGCGACTTCCTGATGCTGCCCCTGATCGGCCCCACCACCGTCCGCGACGTCTGGCGCCTGCCGGTGGACAGCTACTTCTTCGACCCGCTGAGCTACTACGCGCGCAACAACCACTACGACTACGGCCAGCAGTACCTGCCGCAGCTGATGTATCTGGTGACCCTGCGCTCCCGCGGCATCGATGCAGAGAGCTTCCTGGAGTCGGCCTACGACCCGTACGTGTTCCTGCGCGATGCTTATCGCCAGCAGCGCCTGTACCAGATCTACGACGGCAACCCGCCGGCCGAGGTGATCGAACAGATGCAGGGCCTGAAAGAGCAGGATTTCGATCCGGAAGAACTGCTCGACGAGCAGCACAAGTGGGAGCGCAACCAGCAGCAACAGCCGCCGGCCCAGCAGCAACCCGCACCCCAGGGGCAGGCCGGTCACGGCTGA
- the rpoZ gene encoding DNA-directed RNA polymerase subunit omega codes for MARITVEDCLEVVDNRFELVLMATKRARQLAKGAEPAVNPDHDKPTVLALREIADRRIDQATIDEIDRAERERAEREALEWAAAEVDDDLSKGGDD; via the coding sequence ATGGCACGCATTACCGTCGAAGACTGCCTCGAGGTAGTTGATAACCGATTCGAGCTGGTGCTGATGGCGACCAAGCGCGCCCGCCAGCTGGCCAAGGGCGCGGAACCGGCCGTCAACCCTGACCATGACAAGCCCACCGTGCTGGCCCTGCGCGAGATCGCCGACCGCCGCATCGACCAGGCCACGATCGACGAGATCGACCGCGCCGAACGTGAGCGCGCCGAACGCGAAGCCCTCGAGTGGGCTGCCGCCGAAGTGGACGACGACCTCTCGAAGGGCGGTGACGACTGA